Below is a genomic region from Candidatus Hydrogenedentota bacterium.
TTTCGGAGGGTATCTACCTGTCGAGCCGGCTGGGCCGCGAAGTGACGGTGGACGAAGTGCGCGAGCAGTCGCAATCGGCGGCGGTTGCAGTGACTTGACCGGGAATCGCCGGCGCGGGCTCCACGCGCGGGCTCAGGGCGGGATGACCAGCGCGCACAACCGTTCGAGCAGTTCCATCTGGCCCGGATGGATTTTCCTGCGCGCGGCCGCAATATCGAACCAGGCTGCGCGGTCCACTTCCGGAAAGGCTTGGCGCTCTCCCGAGCCGGGGGGCCATTCCATCTCGAAGGTGTTGCTTATGGCCGCCGCGGCGTCGCAGTCGCCCGCAACGGCCCAGGCGTGGACCGTCTTGTGGCTCGACTGCCGAACGGAGCCCAAGGACAGAAACTCGCCCGAAACCGGGAACCCCGTTTCTTCCTCGAATTCGCGCTTGGCGGCGGTCACACCATCTTCGCCCGGCTCGAACTCGCCTTTGGGGATTGACCAGTGTCCGTCGTCCTTGCCCCTGTAATACGGCCCGCCGGGATGAACGAGGAACACTTCGAGCCCGGAACCCGTGTTGC
It encodes:
- a CDS encoding NUDIX domain-containing protein, producing MAIQSAGILLYRNTGSGLEVFLVHPGGPYYRGKDDGHWSIPKGEFEPGEDGVTAAKREFEEETGFPVSGEFLSLGSVRQSSHKTVHAWAVAGDCDAAAAISNTFEMEWPPGSGERQAFPEVDRAAWFDIAAARRKIHPGQMELLERLCALVIPP